The Zavarzinia compransoris genome includes a window with the following:
- the gloB gene encoding hydroxyacylglutathione hydrolase, whose amino-acid sequence MTGFDIHLLPCLTDNYVPLVRDPASGAVAIVDPADAATVAAALDQLGWRPTMILNTHHHPDHVGGNLELKARYGLTITGPRREAARIPGIDRAVGEGDSVAIGSQAGVVLDVPGHTAGHIAYWFEGAETVFVGDTLFAVGCGRLFEGTPEQMWASLNKLADLPGQTAVYCAHEYTESNIRFAVSVDIDNAALRVRDLSVKAARRRGEPTVPTTIAVELATNPFLRADNPDFAKAMNMAGADPVAVFAATRKAKDNFR is encoded by the coding sequence ATGACTGGCTTCGATATCCATCTCCTCCCGTGTCTCACGGACAATTACGTGCCCCTCGTCCGCGACCCGGCGAGCGGTGCCGTCGCCATCGTCGATCCGGCGGATGCCGCGACCGTCGCGGCCGCGCTCGATCAGCTGGGCTGGCGCCCGACCATGATCCTGAACACCCACCACCATCCGGATCATGTGGGCGGCAACCTGGAACTCAAGGCCCGCTACGGCCTGACCATCACCGGCCCGCGCCGCGAGGCGGCCCGCATCCCCGGCATCGACCGCGCGGTGGGCGAGGGCGACAGTGTCGCCATCGGCAGCCAGGCGGGCGTGGTCCTCGACGTGCCGGGCCATACCGCCGGCCATATCGCCTATTGGTTCGAGGGGGCGGAGACGGTCTTCGTCGGCGATACGCTGTTCGCGGTCGGCTGCGGCCGCCTGTTCGAGGGCACGCCGGAACAGATGTGGGCCTCCCTCAACAAGTTGGCCGACCTGCCGGGGCAGACGGCGGTCTATTGCGCCCATGAATATACCGAATCGAACATCCGCTTCGCCGTCTCGGTCGATATCGACAATGCCGCGCTCCGGGTCCGCGACCTGAGCGTGAAGGCGGCGCGGCGCCGGGGCGAGCCCACCGTGCCCACCACCATCGCGGTCGAACTGGCGACCAACCCGTTCCTCCGCGCCGACAATCCGGATTTCGCCAAGGCCATGAACATGGCGGGCGCCGATCCGGTCGCGGTTTTCGCCGCCACCCGCAAGGCCAAGGACAATTTCCGGTGA
- a CDS encoding glutathione S-transferase N-terminal domain-containing protein, whose protein sequence is MSRLSLCWSPTSPYVRKVMILAHETGLAARIELLPKNVWAADTDIGATNPLGKVPALVLGDGTVIFDSPVILDHLDTLHGGPRLIPAEGPARVRVLTLQALADGVLDAAVLTLLESRRPAAERSADWVARQRRAIDRGLDAVEAQVAGFGPGLDAGQITVLSALGYLDFRFTNLDWRSGRPALAAWFGQAAQRPSFLATVPKDPA, encoded by the coding sequence GTGAGCCGCCTGTCGCTGTGCTGGTCGCCGACCTCGCCCTATGTGCGGAAGGTCATGATCCTGGCCCATGAGACCGGCCTCGCGGCGCGCATCGAACTGCTGCCGAAGAATGTCTGGGCGGCGGATACGGATATCGGCGCGACCAACCCGCTGGGCAAGGTGCCGGCCCTCGTTCTCGGCGACGGCACGGTGATCTTCGACAGCCCGGTGATCCTCGATCATCTCGACACGCTGCACGGCGGCCCGCGCCTGATCCCGGCGGAAGGGCCGGCGCGGGTCCGCGTGCTCACCCTTCAGGCGCTGGCCGACGGCGTGCTCGACGCCGCGGTGCTGACCCTGCTCGAAAGCCGGCGCCCGGCGGCGGAACGCTCCGCCGACTGGGTGGCGCGGCAGCGGCGGGCGATCGATCGCGGCCTCGATGCCGTCGAGGCACAGGTGGCGGGCTTCGGCCCCGGCCTCGATGCCGGGCAGATCACGGTGCTGTCGGCGCTCGGCTATCTCGATTTCCGTTTCACCAATCTCGATTGGCGCAGCGGCCGCCCGGCGCTGGCCGCCTGGTTCGGGCAGGCGGCCCAACGCCCCTCCTTCCTGGCCACCGTGCCGAAGGATCCGGCGTGA
- a CDS encoding cupin domain-containing protein: protein MIVSDLPAAEIIRRLDLRPHPEGGHFRETFRDAGPGRPASTAIYYLLQAGESSHWHRVDAVEVWHWYAGAPLALSVSPNGHDISAVHLGPEIHLGQQPQAVVPAQGWQAAVSLGRWTLVGCTVAPGFEFSGFEMAPPDWRPTPRR, encoded by the coding sequence GTGATCGTCAGCGATCTGCCCGCGGCCGAGATCATCCGGCGCCTCGATCTCCGGCCGCACCCGGAAGGCGGGCATTTCCGCGAGACATTCCGCGACGCGGGGCCGGGGCGGCCGGCCTCGACCGCGATCTATTACCTGTTGCAGGCCGGCGAATCGTCCCATTGGCACCGGGTCGATGCGGTCGAGGTCTGGCACTGGTATGCCGGCGCGCCGCTGGCCCTTTCCGTCTCGCCGAACGGCCACGATATTTCAGCCGTGCACCTCGGGCCCGAGATTCATCTCGGCCAGCAGCCCCAGGCCGTGGTCCCGGCCCAGGGCTGGCAGGCGGCGGTCAGCCTCGGGCGCTGGACCCTGGTCGGCTGCACCGTGGCGCCGGGCTTCGAGTTTTCAGGCTTCGAAATGGCCCCGCCCGACTGGCGGCCGACACCGCGGCGGTGA
- a CDS encoding NUDIX hydrolase, with translation MPHGRMIVLDAGPSRFQLRAAALIRAGDHVLVHSPAGENIWSLPGGRVEFGESAAETLAREIREELSRAAAIGPLRCLIENYFTLDGRDVHELCLIHDAALTEPLRFHETEIVHRCRDGATDLEFRWVHAATPALDAIGLYPAPLRQLIGALPDALLHVVHRDTV, from the coding sequence ATGCCCCACGGCCGGATGATCGTACTCGACGCGGGCCCGTCCCGCTTCCAATTGCGGGCCGCCGCCCTGATCCGCGCCGGCGACCATGTCCTGGTGCATAGTCCGGCCGGCGAGAATATCTGGTCCCTGCCCGGCGGCCGGGTCGAATTCGGCGAGAGCGCGGCCGAAACCCTGGCCCGCGAAATCCGCGAGGAATTGTCGCGCGCGGCGGCAATCGGTCCCTTGCGCTGCCTGATCGAGAATTACTTCACGCTCGACGGCCGGGACGTCCATGAACTCTGCCTGATCCACGACGCCGCCTTGACCGAGCCCCTGCGTTTTCACGAAACCGAGATCGTGCACCGCTGCCGCGACGGCGCAACCGACCTCGAATTCCGCTGGGTCCACGCCGCTACCCCGGCCCTCGATGCCATCGGCCTTTACCCCGCCCCCTTGCGCCAGCTGATCGGCGCCCTGCCCGACGCACTGTTGCATGTCGTGCATCGGGACACGGTATAG
- a CDS encoding glutathione S-transferase family protein yields the protein MIKVHHLNDSRSQRVLWLLEELGLPYEIVPYQRDAATRLAPDSLKAVHPLGKSPVIGDGDLTVAESGAIVDYLITHYGKRRFGPPPDVEGEVQYSHWMHFAEGSAMLPVMLMLYCSRLGEAAGPLWPRIQSEIDNHLSYLEGELADQEYFMGAEVTGPDFMLVFVLEAARAFGQLAKYPKLAAYVDRIHARPAYRAGIEKGGPYSLGG from the coding sequence ATGATCAAGGTCCACCACCTGAACGATTCCCGGTCCCAGCGCGTGCTCTGGCTGCTCGAAGAACTGGGCCTGCCTTACGAGATCGTGCCCTATCAGCGCGACGCGGCGACGCGGCTGGCGCCGGACAGCCTGAAGGCCGTGCATCCCCTGGGCAAGAGCCCGGTGATCGGCGACGGCGACCTGACCGTGGCCGAATCGGGCGCCATCGTCGACTATCTGATCACCCATTACGGCAAGCGCCGCTTCGGCCCCCCGCCGGATGTCGAGGGCGAGGTCCAGTACAGCCATTGGATGCATTTCGCCGAAGGCTCGGCCATGCTGCCGGTCATGCTGATGCTCTATTGCAGCCGCCTGGGCGAGGCCGCGGGGCCGCTCTGGCCGCGCATCCAGTCCGAGATCGACAATCACCTGTCCTATCTGGAAGGCGAGTTGGCCGACCAGGAATACTTCATGGGCGCCGAGGTCACGGGCCCCGACTTCATGCTGGTCTTCGTGCTGGAAGCGGCGCGGGCCTTCGGCCAATTGGCCAAATACCCGAAGCTCGCCGCCTATGTCGACCGCATCCACGCCCGCCCGGCCTACCGGGCCGGGATCGAAAAGGGCGGCCCCTACAGTCTCGGGGGCTGA
- a CDS encoding DMT family transporter, whose product MTMVTTRGPSGRATLLGTGAIALWSVLAVLTALAGDLPPFQMTAVTFGIGGLLLALANLVQGRGFALYRQPAAAWAVGLGGLFGYHALYFTALTAAPPAEASLVCYLWPLLIVVGSALLPGERLRPLHVLGALLGLGGVAFLLGPKAQFSLDAMGGYLAALAAAVTWAAYSLASRRFAAVPSAIVAGYALGTAVLAAAAHLLFETWVWPAGAGAWAALAGLGLGPVGAAFLLWDIGMKRGNPRLLGALAYAAPLASTLILIATGKAEASLGILVACLAITLGAILAGRKG is encoded by the coding sequence ATGACGATGGTGACGACGCGCGGCCCCAGCGGCCGCGCGACGCTTTTGGGCACGGGCGCGATCGCGCTCTGGTCCGTTCTCGCGGTGCTGACCGCGCTGGCCGGCGACCTGCCCCCCTTTCAGATGACCGCCGTCACCTTCGGCATCGGCGGCCTGCTGCTGGCGCTCGCCAATCTGGTGCAGGGCCGGGGCTTCGCGCTCTACCGCCAGCCGGCCGCCGCCTGGGCGGTCGGGCTGGGCGGGCTGTTCGGCTATCACGCCCTCTATTTCACCGCCCTGACCGCGGCGCCGCCGGCCGAGGCCAGCCTCGTCTGCTATCTCTGGCCCTTGCTGATCGTGGTCGGCTCCGCCCTCCTGCCGGGGGAAAGGCTGCGGCCGCTGCATGTGCTCGGCGCCCTGCTCGGGCTGGGCGGGGTCGCCTTCCTGCTCGGGCCGAAGGCGCAATTCTCCCTCGATGCCATGGGCGGCTATCTGGCGGCGCTGGCCGCCGCCGTCACCTGGGCCGCCTATTCGCTGGCGTCGAGGCGCTTTGCCGCGGTGCCGAGCGCCATCGTCGCCGGCTATGCCCTGGGCACCGCCGTGCTCGCCGCCGCTGCGCATCTTCTGTTCGAGACCTGGGTCTGGCCGGCCGGGGCGGGGGCCTGGGCGGCGCTGGCCGGGCTCGGCCTCGGGCCCGTGGGGGCGGCCTTCCTGCTCTGGGATATCGGCATGAAGCGGGGCAATCCCCGGCTGCTCGGCGCCCTCGCCTATGCCGCCCCCCTGGCCTCCACCCTGATCCTGATCGCGACCGGCAAGGCGGAGGCGAGCCTCGGCATCCTGGTCGCCTGCCTCGCCATCACCCTCGGCGCCATTCTCGCCGGGCGGAAGGGCTGA
- the phbB gene encoding acetoacetyl-CoA reductase has product MARVAVVTGGTRGIGHAISVALKDAGYIVAANYAGNDEAAAKFKEETGIAVYKWNVASFAECQEGLAKIEAELGPVEVVVNNAGITRDGLLHKMSLEQWTQVIDTDLNSLFNMTRPVIEGMRTRGFGRIVNISSINGQKGQAGQTNYSAAKAGLIGFTKALAQEGASKGITVNVVAPGYINTEMVAAVPEPVLQKIIGQIPVGRLGKAEEIARAVVFLASDDAGFITGSTITANGGQYYA; this is encoded by the coding sequence ATGGCTCGGGTTGCGGTCGTCACCGGCGGCACGCGTGGTATTGGCCACGCCATTTCCGTCGCGCTGAAGGATGCCGGCTACATCGTCGCGGCGAATTACGCCGGCAACGACGAAGCGGCGGCGAAGTTCAAGGAAGAGACCGGTATCGCGGTCTACAAGTGGAATGTGGCGAGCTTCGCCGAGTGCCAGGAAGGCCTCGCCAAGATCGAGGCCGAACTCGGCCCGGTCGAGGTCGTCGTCAACAACGCCGGCATCACCCGCGACGGCCTGCTGCACAAGATGTCGCTGGAGCAGTGGACCCAGGTCATCGACACCGACCTGAATTCCCTGTTCAACATGACCCGCCCGGTGATCGAGGGCATGCGCACCCGCGGTTTCGGCCGCATCGTCAACATCTCGTCGATCAACGGCCAGAAGGGCCAGGCCGGCCAGACCAATTACTCGGCGGCCAAGGCCGGGCTGATCGGCTTCACCAAGGCGCTGGCCCAGGAAGGCGCCTCGAAGGGCATCACCGTGAACGTGGTGGCGCCCGGCTACATCAACACCGAAATGGTCGCCGCCGTGCCGGAGCCCGTGCTCCAGAAGATCATCGGCCAGATCCCGGTCGGCCGCCTCGGCAAGGCCGAGGAAATCGCCCGCGCGGTGGTCTTCCTCGCTTCCGACGATGCCGGCTTCATCACCGGTTCGACCATCACCGCGAACGGCGGCCAATATTACGCCTGA
- a CDS encoding acetyl-CoA C-acetyltransferase, translated as MTDVVIVAAARTPVGSFNGSFADVPAHVLGQTVITEVLKRANVAPADVSEVILGQILAAGQGQNPARQATVNAGLPVEVPAWGINQLCGSGLRAVALGFQAVKNGDSAIVVAGGQESMSQAQHVAHLRSGTKMGDLKFVDSMLKDGLTDAFYGYHMGITAENVARQWQLTREEQDAFAVASQNKAEAAQAAGKFKDEIVPVTIKTRKGDIVVSEDEYIRKGATIDVMTKLKPAFDKEGTVTAGNASGINDGAAAVVLMSAEEAKKRGLTPLARIVSWAQAGVDPKIMGTGPIPASRAALKAAGWSVDDLDLIEANEAFAAQALAVNKDLGWDTSKVNVNGGAIAIGHPIGASGARVLVTLLHEMQKRDAKKGLATLCIGGGMGVALTVERD; from the coding sequence ATGACCGACGTTGTCATCGTCGCCGCTGCCCGTACTCCGGTCGGCTCCTTCAACGGCTCGTTCGCCGACGTGCCGGCCCATGTCCTCGGCCAGACGGTGATCACCGAAGTGCTGAAGCGCGCCAATGTCGCGCCGGCGGATGTTTCCGAAGTCATCCTCGGCCAGATCCTCGCCGCCGGCCAGGGCCAGAACCCGGCGCGCCAGGCCACGGTCAACGCCGGCCTGCCGGTCGAAGTGCCGGCCTGGGGCATCAACCAGCTGTGCGGCTCGGGCCTGCGCGCGGTCGCCCTCGGCTTCCAAGCGGTGAAGAACGGCGACTCGGCCATCGTCGTCGCCGGCGGCCAGGAAAGCATGAGCCAGGCCCAGCATGTGGCGCACCTGCGCTCGGGCACCAAGATGGGCGACCTGAAGTTCGTCGACAGCATGCTGAAGGACGGTCTGACCGACGCTTTCTACGGCTACCACATGGGCATCACCGCCGAGAACGTGGCGCGCCAGTGGCAGCTCACCCGCGAGGAGCAGGACGCCTTCGCCGTCGCCTCGCAGAACAAGGCCGAGGCCGCCCAGGCCGCGGGCAAGTTCAAGGATGAAATCGTCCCCGTCACGATCAAGACCCGCAAGGGCGACATCGTCGTCTCGGAAGACGAATACATCCGCAAGGGTGCCACGATCGACGTCATGACCAAGCTGAAGCCCGCCTTCGACAAGGAAGGCACGGTCACGGCCGGCAATGCCTCGGGCATCAACGACGGCGCCGCCGCCGTGGTCCTGATGAGCGCCGAGGAAGCGAAGAAGCGCGGCCTGACCCCGCTCGCCCGCATCGTCTCCTGGGCCCAGGCCGGCGTCGATCCGAAGATCATGGGCACGGGCCCGATCCCGGCCTCGCGCGCCGCGCTGAAGGCCGCCGGCTGGTCCGTCGACGATCTCGACCTGATCGAGGCGAACGAGGCTTTCGCCGCCCAGGCGCTGGCCGTCAACAAGGATCTCGGCTGGGATACCTCGAAGGTGAACGTGAACGGCGGCGCCATCGCCATCGGCCACCCGATCGGCGCTTCGGGCGCCCGCGTGCTCGTCACCCTGCTGCACGAAATGCAGAAGCGCGACGCGAAGAAGGGTCTCGCCACGCTGTGCATCGGCGGCGGCATGGGCGTCGCCCTGACCGTCGAGCGCGACTGA
- the phaR gene encoding polyhydroxyalkanoate synthesis repressor PhaR: MAKKTIGEAPVTIKKYANRRLYNTATSSYVTLDHLCQMVKNGEDFVVYDAKTGEDITRSVLTQIIFEEEGKGQNLLPIRFLRQLIRFYGDQLQGVLPNYLELSMESFAKNQEQVKSVISEAFSGKNPLRTFEELARQNFQLFERAIRAFSPFAALRAATGDNPTGELPSMAPVAGGSETEISALRAQIEAMQRQLDGIAKKAEPEKAPTAEE, translated from the coding sequence GTGGCAAAAAAAACGATTGGCGAAGCGCCCGTCACCATCAAGAAATACGCCAACCGGCGTCTCTACAACACGGCGACGTCGAGTTACGTGACACTCGATCACCTGTGCCAGATGGTGAAGAACGGCGAGGATTTCGTCGTCTATGACGCCAAGACGGGCGAGGACATCACCCGTTCCGTGCTGACCCAGATCATCTTCGAGGAAGAGGGCAAGGGCCAGAACCTGCTGCCGATCCGCTTCCTGCGCCAGCTCATCCGCTTCTATGGCGACCAGCTTCAGGGCGTGCTGCCGAATTATCTCGAACTGTCGATGGAATCCTTCGCCAAGAACCAGGAGCAGGTGAAGAGCGTGATCTCCGAGGCGTTCTCGGGCAAGAACCCGCTGCGCACCTTCGAGGAACTGGCGCGGCAGAATTTCCAGCTGTTCGAGCGCGCGATCCGCGCCTTCTCGCCCTTCGCCGCGCTGCGCGCCGCGACCGGCGACAATCCGACCGGGGAACTGCCGTCCATGGCGCCGGTCGCCGGCGGTTCGGAAACCGAAATCTCGGCCCTGCGCGCCCAGATCGAGGCGATGCAGCGCCAGCTCGACGGCATCGCCAAGAAGGCCGAGCCGGAAAAGGCCCCCACGGCCGAAGAATAA
- the pdxY gene encoding pyridoxal kinase, with product MSAPIVLSIQSRVAHGHVGNSAAVFVLQSLGCEVIEVPTVLLSAHPGYGPPGGGALPVELLRGVIDGLERIGMLARIDAVIVGFLGTVETGHLAADAIRRVRAANPAALVVIDPVIGDRDGGRYVRDGIAEVFRDHLIPLADAVKPNHFELEYLAGRPLPDLAAALGALDALKVPVAVATSLELPEGDLGTLALVGGTAWLARTRPAADPPHGLGDSLGAALAAHMSAGETALTALGRAIGMVEALIGAARSLGRAELPLIEAASLIAGAPPKRLERLAIPPR from the coding sequence ATGTCGGCCCCGATCGTCCTCTCCATCCAGTCCCGAGTCGCCCACGGCCATGTCGGCAATTCGGCCGCGGTCTTCGTGCTGCAATCGCTCGGCTGCGAGGTGATCGAGGTCCCGACCGTGCTGCTTTCCGCCCATCCGGGCTACGGCCCGCCGGGGGGCGGGGCCCTGCCGGTCGAATTGTTGCGCGGGGTGATCGACGGGCTGGAACGGATCGGCATGCTTGCCCGCATCGATGCGGTGATCGTCGGCTTTCTCGGCACGGTCGAGACCGGCCATCTGGCGGCCGACGCCATCCGCCGGGTGCGGGCGGCCAATCCGGCGGCCCTGGTGGTGATCGATCCGGTGATCGGCGACCGGGACGGCGGGCGCTATGTCCGCGACGGCATCGCCGAGGTCTTCCGCGACCACCTGATCCCGCTGGCCGACGCGGTGAAGCCGAACCACTTCGAACTGGAATATCTGGCCGGGCGGCCGCTCCCGGACCTTGCCGCCGCCCTTGGGGCCCTGGACGCCCTGAAGGTGCCGGTCGCCGTCGCGACCTCGCTGGAATTGCCGGAGGGCGATCTCGGCACCCTGGCCCTGGTCGGGGGCACGGCCTGGCTGGCCCGCACCCGGCCCGCCGCCGATCCGCCCCACGGCCTCGGCGACTCGCTGGGCGCGGCGCTGGCGGCCCATATGAGCGCGGGCGAAACCGCCCTGACCGCCCTCGGCCGGGCCATCGGCATGGTGGAAGCCCTGATCGGTGCCGCCCGCAGCCTGGGCCGGGCGGAACTGCCGCTGATCGAGGCGGCGAGCCTGATCGCCGGGGCGCCGCCGAAGCGGCTGGAACGGCTCGCCATCCCACCCCGGTGA
- a CDS encoding HpcH/HpaI aldolase/citrate lyase family protein — MMSTVRPRRSVLYMPGANARALDKARSLPADGLILDLEDAVSPDSKDLARTQIAEALKTGGYGFREVVVRTNGLETPWGLDDIKVLAPLGPDAILLPKVEDAATILKAEALLNEAGAPATTTIWAMMETPLGILRAAEIAAASKRLTCFVMGTSDLTKDLHSRHTPLRLPMLTSLGITMLAARAYGLSILDGVYLDLKDEEGYRASCLQGVELGFDGKTLIHPNQVEGANEVFAPSEAEIAWSRKIIDAFAAAEAEGKGVVLVDGKLIENLHVDNAKRIVALADAIAARG; from the coding sequence ATCATGAGCACTGTCCGGCCGCGCCGCTCTGTTCTCTACATGCCGGGGGCGAATGCCCGCGCGCTCGACAAGGCCCGCAGCCTGCCGGCGGACGGCCTGATCCTGGATCTCGAGGATGCGGTGTCGCCGGATTCCAAGGACCTGGCCCGCACCCAGATCGCGGAGGCCCTGAAGACCGGCGGCTATGGCTTCCGCGAAGTCGTCGTCCGCACCAACGGCCTCGAAACCCCCTGGGGCCTGGACGATATCAAGGTCCTGGCGCCGCTCGGCCCCGATGCCATCCTCCTGCCCAAGGTCGAGGATGCGGCGACCATCCTGAAGGCGGAAGCCCTGCTGAACGAGGCGGGCGCCCCGGCCACGACCACGATCTGGGCGATGATGGAGACCCCGCTCGGCATCCTGCGCGCGGCGGAGATCGCGGCCGCGTCGAAGCGCCTCACCTGTTTCGTCATGGGCACCTCGGACCTGACCAAGGACCTGCATTCGCGCCATACGCCGCTGCGCCTGCCGATGCTGACCTCGCTCGGCATCACCATGCTGGCGGCCCGGGCCTATGGCCTCAGCATCCTCGACGGCGTCTATCTCGACCTCAAGGACGAGGAGGGCTATCGCGCCTCGTGCCTCCAGGGCGTCGAACTCGGCTTCGACGGCAAGACCCTGATCCATCCCAATCAGGTCGAGGGCGCCAATGAGGTCTTCGCGCCGTCGGAGGCGGAAATCGCCTGGTCGCGCAAGATCATCGACGCTTTCGCCGCGGCGGAAGCCGAGGGCAAGGGCGTGGTCCTGGTCGACGGCAAGCTGATCGAGAACCTGCATGTCGACAATGCCAAGCGCATCGTGGCGCTGGCCGACGCCATCGCGGCGCGGGGGTGA
- a CDS encoding MaoC family dehydratase — protein sequence MSTKTAPKTAKGNFFEDFKVGQELVHATPRTVTEGDVALYTALTGSRFVAQSSAAFARAIGLAGAPVDDLLTFHVVFGKTVPDVSLNAVANLGYAQGRFHKLVAPGTTLSTTSTVAGLKENSNKETGTVYVRSVGRDDAGDLVLDYYRWVMVRKRDKASPAPEAVVPDLAPVVSPEFLTVPAGLDLSTFDSVLSGSPHLWDDYAVGEKIDHVDGMTIEEAEHMMATRLYQNTARVHFNQFTEKDGRFGRRLMYGGHVISLARALSFNGLGNALFIAAINGGRHAAPTFAGDTLFAWSEVKDKAEIPGRRDVGALRLRLVATKNLPAADFPESGEHVVLDFDYWVLIPRR from the coding sequence ATGAGCACCAAGACCGCCCCCAAGACCGCCAAAGGCAATTTCTTCGAGGACTTCAAGGTCGGCCAGGAGCTGGTGCACGCGACCCCGCGCACCGTGACCGAGGGCGATGTCGCGCTTTATACCGCGCTGACCGGCAGCCGTTTCGTCGCCCAGTCGTCGGCCGCCTTCGCCCGGGCGATCGGGCTGGCGGGGGCGCCGGTCGACGACCTGCTCACCTTCCATGTCGTCTTCGGCAAGACGGTGCCGGACGTCTCGCTGAACGCGGTCGCCAACCTCGGCTACGCCCAGGGGCGTTTCCACAAGCTGGTGGCGCCGGGGACGACGCTGTCGACCACCTCGACGGTCGCCGGCCTCAAGGAAAATTCGAACAAGGAGACGGGCACGGTCTATGTCCGCTCCGTCGGCCGCGACGATGCCGGCGACCTCGTGCTCGACTATTACCGCTGGGTCATGGTCAGGAAGCGCGACAAGGCGAGCCCGGCGCCCGAAGCGGTGGTCCCCGACCTCGCCCCGGTGGTCTCGCCCGAGTTCCTGACCGTGCCGGCCGGCCTCGACCTTTCGACCTTCGATAGCGTGCTGTCGGGCTCGCCCCATCTCTGGGACGATTACGCCGTCGGCGAGAAGATCGACCATGTGGACGGCATGACCATCGAGGAAGCCGAGCACATGATGGCGACGCGCCTCTACCAGAATACGGCGCGCGTCCACTTCAACCAGTTCACCGAGAAGGACGGCCGTTTCGGCCGGCGCCTGATGTACGGCGGCCACGTCATCTCGCTGGCGCGGGCGCTGTCGTTCAACGGCCTCGGCAATGCGCTCTTCATCGCCGCGATCAACGGCGGGCGCCATGCGGCCCCGACCTTCGCCGGCGACACGCTGTTCGCGTGGTCGGAAGTGAAGGACAAGGCCGAGATCCCGGGGCGCAGGGATGTGGGCGCGCTGCGCCTTCGCCTCGTCGCCACCAAGAACCTGCCGGCGGCGGATTTCCCCGAGTCGGGCGAGCATGTCGTGCTCGACTTCGACTATTGGGTGCTGATCCCGCGCCGCTGA
- the sdhC gene encoding succinate dehydrogenase, cytochrome b556 subunit, whose protein sequence is MAQFERPLSPHLQVYRLPLTALASITHRATGVGLGFGTLLLTWWLVAAASGPDAYATFQWFAGSFVGLIILFGFTWALCFHLLNGLRHLFWDAGWGFDKQVSHKASLAVVAGSVALTVIVWLAAYIF, encoded by the coding sequence ATGGCTCAATTCGAGCGTCCGCTTTCGCCGCATCTCCAGGTCTACCGACTGCCGCTGACCGCCCTCGCCTCGATCACGCACCGCGCGACCGGCGTCGGCCTCGGCTTCGGCACGCTGCTGCTCACCTGGTGGCTGGTCGCCGCCGCGTCGGGCCCCGATGCTTATGCCACCTTCCAGTGGTTCGCCGGCTCCTTCGTCGGCCTTATCATCCTGTTCGGCTTCACCTGGGCGCTTTGCTTCCACCTGCTGAACGGCCTGCGCCACCTGTTCTGGGACGCGGGCTGGGGCTTCGACAAGCAGGTCTCGCACAAGGCGTCGCTCGCCGTCGTCGCCGGGTCGGTCGCGCTTACCGTGATCGTCTGGCTGGCCGCCTATATTTTCTGA
- the sdhD gene encoding succinate dehydrogenase, hydrophobic membrane anchor protein, giving the protein MASPRSSLRSPLGAVRGLGSAKDGTHHWWLQRVSAIALVPLTIWFVASLVVLAGSPYEVFVGWVAQPLVAVLLGLFVGVGFWHLKLGAQVVIEDYIHAESTKLIVSMLVNFATVVLGAAAVFSILKIAI; this is encoded by the coding sequence ATGGCTTCCCCCCGTAGCTCCCTTCGTTCGCCGCTCGGCGCCGTCCGCGGCCTCGGCTCGGCCAAGGACGGCACCCATCACTGGTGGTTGCAGCGCGTCTCGGCCATCGCCCTGGTGCCGCTCACCATCTGGTTCGTCGCCAGCCTCGTCGTGCTGGCCGGCAGCCCCTATGAAGTCTTCGTCGGCTGGGTGGCGCAGCCGCTCGTCGCCGTGCTGCTCGGCCTCTTCGTCGGGGTCGGCTTCTGGCACCTGAAACTCGGGGCCCAGGTCGTCATCGAAGACTATATCCACGCGGAATCGACCAAGCTGATCGTTTCCATGCTGGTGAATTTCGCGACCGTCGTGCTTGGTGCCGCGGCCGTTTTCTCGATCCTCAAAATCGCGATCTGA